A window of Polyangium spumosum genomic DNA:
TCGCACGGCACCAGAGTTTCGCGGACAACCTCGGACTCTCAGAACTCCAAAGAGACAGCATGTTCGATCGCGGTCTGGTCCTGCGTTACTTCACGATGAAGAATGCAGCGGAGGAGTTCGATCATGATGTCGAGCCGTTCATCACAGATTACGTGCGGGGAGTGCTGGAAGGGAAGCGTCCCTTCGAGCGAACCGAAGAGGCCCGCACGTTTCGGCGCACTTTTGATCTGCTGGGCGGCGCACTAAGCGATGACGCGTGGCGCCACTACCGCGACGGCCGCCACAGGGGCGCATTCTCAGTGTACCTCTTCGATGTCCTGTCTGTAGGAGTGGCTCGAAATATCGATATAATCGAACGGCTCACCCTGGAGGAATTGCGGCAGCGTTGCGTTGACGTGAAGACAAATCCGGAGTTCATCAAGAACACCGGACCTGGCGCGAACACGAAACCGAGGACTCTAGCGCGATTTGCAGTTTGCTTTCAGATACTGGGAGCGGGGGGAACGACCAAGAAGCCTGCTGGGAAACGCCGCTCACACAAGGCCTAACGGAAGGAGTCTTTGCCTTGGCCACTGCGCTCCGGAACTTCATCGAGGAACTGGACCTCGCGATCGAGAGGCGTCGTGAGGCCGTGACCATGGTGATCCGCACGGTACAGGAGGTGGAGCACACTATCTACCTGTCGACGTGCACAAGTATGGCTATACCGATGCTGTACGCACAATGGGAAGGTTGTGTCAAAGAGTGCTTCGAGATGTACATTGAGCACGTGTCTAAATGTGGGGCCAAGCAGGCGGACATGCATCCCCACATGCTCGCATTCGCCTGGTCTGGGCAGTTCCAGAGGCTGAGCGGTAAGGGTGGCGTGGAGGGGCGCGTTTCGTTCGTTCGACGCATCCTGGACGGTCTGAGTAACCACATCATTATGCGGAGCGATGAGAAGCGCATAAACACGAAGTCGAATCTCAATTTCGATGTGTTTGCTGAACTGTGCACTCTTCTCTGCCTCAGATGTGAGCACCTGACCGACAGGAAGCGCGCATTAGACGCACTCGTGAACCGACGCAATTCAATTGCTCACGGTGGTAGATCTTCGCCACACACCGTTGACGATGTGATGAGGGATGCGGAGCTGGTGCGCGAGCTCATGGATCGTGTTGGAGACCTAGTTCGCGAAGCGGCTGAGCATCGCGCGTACCTCGCAACCAGCCTGGTGTGCAGCGAAGAGGCGATCAGTCAGCTACTTTCCTAGTATTACCACAGCTTCCCGATACCCATCCTTCTCCCCGTACCTTGCAGACTTTGAGTTTATCTGCGCCAGGTACCTCGTTAGTCGTACCTCGCTCAGGACGCGGCCATAGAGCCCCAAACCGCGACCGATCTCAACATATAATTCCGGCAAGTCTATGCACACATCCTTGTAATATGAGCTTTGCACGACCAGCACTGCGGCCCCGCCCGGCTTTAGTACACGCTGTAGTTCGCATAGCGCCTTCATGCAGTGGGCAAAGTAGGTGCGGTATGTTTTGTAGTAATACGAACGCGAGTCTCGGCTAGGATGCGACTTGACCAGTTCCAACACTTTCCGCACTCCTAAGGGCCAAGTTGCAGGAACTGGCTCAGGCGGCCCCTTGGGAACTATGGGACTACCCATCGTGCGCATGCGTAACGAATGGAAGCGTGTGTCGGTTACCGCTATGCTAAGAGCCGCGAGTTCGAACGAGGTATTGACCACGTAGTCAATGCGTGTGCAATAGGGCGGAGAGGTAAGAACAAAGTCTACCGATGAGTCCCCGAGTTTGAGGTTGCGCGCATCTCGGAGGCCTGTCCTAGTTCGGCTCAACGGAGGGTCGGAGGAGCGGATATCAGCACACATTCGCTCGACCATGGCGATCCATCCCTCTGCCAATCTCGTATCCCCATCTGCATTGATACCGGGACGAATCCAAGTCGGGTTTGTTGTCGTCTTCAGGGAAGCGATTGCTCGTGCAGCTCGCATTAGGGCAAGTAACATGAAGGACGCACGAGGCGGGAGCGTCACGGCGGTCGAGCGAACAACGCGCCCGCCGCTTGTACTCGCCAACTTGGATAGAATCAGCCGCTCCAGGATGCGGTAGGACGCAACCGCCCGCGGAGCGAGCCATGGGGCAAGTGGGTCATCTCCACGCGGCTCATAAGCGCATAACTTGGCCTCAGTTGCGATGCGATAGGCTATGTCTGTGCCTTTTGTTGCATCGTCGGGGTGAACCACTTTTGCCTGTGCGACGAGATTCGCAACGGGGTTGATGTCGAACCCGATGCTATTGAGCCCGATTCGGCTCGCGGCGTAGGTCGTTGTGCCGCTACCGTTCCAAGGGTCTAACACTCGCGCCCCGGGCTTGAGTGGCGCAGCTCTTAATACATCGAACGCAAACTTTGTCGAGAAGCCAGCGTAGTAGGGGTACCAACTGTCTATACCCGCGCTTTTGGGAGGTCGCTTAGCGTCTAGACGCAGTTCAGCCGCGATGCTTTCAAGAGCAGAGACGAGCGTTGGGTTCCTCTTCAGGCTGGTTCGCTTTCCCGCCAAAGTGAGTCTGTCTGCCGCAAGATCCATGCGCCCCATGTCCCTGCCCAGAGTATCTCCTGCCAGTCAAGGCCAATTGTACCGTCTTGTTGCTTCGACACACAACGCCGAAGGCCGGTCCTCGCTTGTTGTGATTTTGGAAACGGTCGCCCTACCCTTTCAACCCCGCGAAGCCGCCTTCACCTCGGGCCGGACGAGCCCCACGAGCGTCCGGATCACGTCCGCGACCGCCATCATGCGATCGAGCCTGCCCTTGGCGTGCGCCTCGCCAACCGGAGCCAGGACGCCCGCAGCCCACGCGTCGAGCACGTCGAGGATCCTCCGCACGTCCGCGGGCTCCAGCGGGGCTCCTGGCCTGGACTTCAGCAGCTCAGGCCGCACGATAGGGATCAGCACCGCGAGCACGTCGGCGACGGCCAAGGCGCGCCGCGTATCGGTTGCCCATGCCTGGCGCTGCGCCGCCGAGGGAGGCGGCTCCAAGCATGCCCTGAGACCACCCGTCGAGTGCGTCGAGCATCCTCGCGAGGGGGATAATCCTTCTTCACGGCTTCCTTCCGGCGTCGCACAAGCCCTACTTCGTCCGCATCGCGGCGACCGTCAGGTTGAACGCCATCCGATGGAACTCCTCGAAGGCTCGCCCGGCCTCCTCGTCGGTCATGGCGTACCCACGGAACACCTTGCGCCCCGCAGCATCGATCGCGCACTCCTCGACGTACACGCGGCCGTCGCTCCCGAGCGCGACGGTCTGGAGAGACGCCCACCCGAGCAAGCCCCGCGTCCCGTACTGCGCGCATTCCTCGGCCGTCAACGCGTACCCGACGAACACGCGCCGCCCCGGAGGCGGCTCGTCCTCGATGCAGACGTACATCGTGCCATCACTCGCGAACACGAGCTCGGTCGGTAGAGTCGCCATTGTTTTCAACCTCCTTCCCTGCACTCACAACGGGATCCGAAGCTGCACCCGCTCGGGTCGCGAAGCGCCCTCGCTCGACGTGAGCGACACGATGCCGCCACCTTGCAGCCGAAGCAGCGCGGGCACGAGCGCTCCCGAATACGACAACTCCGGAAGCCGATCACGCAGACGTGCGACGGAGACGAACCCGTCCGCGTCCGCGCGCATCCGAGACAGCGCGAAGTGCAGGAGCCCCTCGGCATACGCGTCGTCCCCGAGCCTTCGAAGCGCTCCCGCGTAGTTTGCGATGTAGATCGCCGCATCCTGGTAGGCCGCGTCCACGCGCATGAGCTCGAGCAGGAGCAGCTCCCCGCGCTCGTCGTGAGCGACGGCGCCCGCCGAGACGCGGGTCGCTCGCGCAGATCGCGAAGGCGGTATCGGTGGAAGGCGATCCGAGAGGCGAGCCTTGCGGAAGCGCTCGCGGACGCGGAGGACCATAGCGCCCACGAAGGCTCGAACGCGGCTCCATGAGGAAGGCGGATCCACGATCGTATCGCGCGGCGGCTCGGAGTGCGCCACGCTCATCCGCGTCCCGCTCTGCGGCGGTAACGCCGAGCGATCCATCACGGTAGTTGCTGCGTCATCGTCGACGTCCCGAAGGGCGTTCATGGTTCCTCCCTATCGCCGACCCAAGGCGACAAACGCCCCCCAGGAGAGGGCGATGGAAACGTGTGCCCAGAGAAAGCATCCCCATCGCCCCCTTCTGCGGGACGTTTTTCGGCTACGTGCGTCGCCTTCTGGCGCGCACATGGATAAAATTGGGTTGGTCGCCCCGGAGGGACACCAAAAAGTGAATCAGGGAGCGCGGCGGGGTGTGGTCAGCGCAGCACCGGACCGTCGGGACCGAAGCGATGCCCGCAACGGCGGCATTGCAGATAACGCTTCTCGCGGTTCTTGTGGGAGAGCTTGTAGTCGTTCCGGACGACGCGGCATTGTGGGCACGCGAGGCCCTCCCGCGCGGCGGCTTCGGCCATCACGTCGAGCGCGTCGTCATACCGCTTCATCTCCGCCTGTTGGCGCAGGCCACGCTCCCATTCCTCCGCGACGAGCGCGCGCTTCCGCGGGCTCACCGCGGCCTCGATGGCGGCCACCGTGGGGAGCGCCCGCGAGAGGCGCGCCCTCGCCTCGGCCAGGGCCGCGTCGAGCAGCGGGTGCAGGCCGGCATACGCGTCAGCCACACCGCCGCCGAGCCACGCTTCCCAGTTCTCGACGGTCACGACGTGCCCGGTGCCGGTCTCGAACAGCAGGACCGATATGCGGTTGCTCTGTAGCGATCTCGTCACGAAGACCACGTCGTCCAAATGGACCGCTGCCGACCAGATGTCCTGGTCATCCCCCTTGACCCAGGCTTCGACGTGGACGCGGGCGAAGCGCGGACGTTGGGGCCACGCGGCATAGCAGCTCCAGTGCATCGCCGCATCGCAGTAACGATGGAGCGGATCCTCCGGCGGGAGCCACACACCTGAGGTGGCGAAGATCGGCTGTCCCTCGAGCAGCGGCGCTCTGCAGAGCGCGCAAGGCATCCCTCTCCTGATGAGCGCCATGAAAGATACTTACCATGGAGAGGTTGCGCGTCGCTCGGCCCTCACGAGCTCGCCGAGGACGAACGCCCTCACCTTGGGCAGCGGGTTCGACGGGAACCGACGATCGTAGCGCTCGAACGCCGCGCGGGCGTCTACGACGTCGCCCTGCTCCAACGCGCCCACCGCCCGATCCAGCAAGGCCCGAGCTTCGGTGACCGGATCCGCAGGACGCGGAATGGAGCTCGGAGCGCTCGGAGGCTGCGCGGGATGCGGGGCCGCTGTCACCGGCAAAGCGGCAACAGCCGGGGGAATACGCTCGTCGAGGTGGCTCCTCGTGGCCTCGGGCACGACCACCGCGGGACGCATGAGGAGATAAACGAGGACCCCTCCGACAATCCCGCCCGTGATGTTTCCTCCGAGAAACGACCCCACGTCCGGCGCAGCCGGCACCGTCGCCGGAGGCTCGGCGCCCGGCACCGCCGCGGGCGCTTCTGGCCTCGTCGATCCCGGTCCCTGCTCGACGATCGCACGCAGCCGCTCCCGCAGCTCCTCCGGCACGTGCTCCGTGCGCGCGCGAAGGAACGCGAACAGCCCGTCCACCGCGAAAGGCAGCACGACCATGCCGTTGTCGCGCATCTTCCTCTTGATCCGCCGCGTGAAATCCTCCCGCGCGCGCTCGAGGCGATCCTTCA
This region includes:
- a CDS encoding MAE_28990/MAE_18760 family HEPN-like nuclease, yielding MATALRNFIEELDLAIERRREAVTMVIRTVQEVEHTIYLSTCTSMAIPMLYAQWEGCVKECFEMYIEHVSKCGAKQADMHPHMLAFAWSGQFQRLSGKGGVEGRVSFVRRILDGLSNHIIMRSDEKRINTKSNLNFDVFAELCTLLCLRCEHLTDRKRALDALVNRRNSIAHGGRSSPHTVDDVMRDAELVRELMDRVGDLVREAAEHRAYLATSLVCSEEAISQLLS
- a CDS encoding DNA methyltransferase, with translation MGRMDLAADRLTLAGKRTSLKRNPTLVSALESIAAELRLDAKRPPKSAGIDSWYPYYAGFSTKFAFDVLRAAPLKPGARVLDPWNGSGTTTYAASRIGLNSIGFDINPVANLVAQAKVVHPDDATKGTDIAYRIATEAKLCAYEPRGDDPLAPWLAPRAVASYRILERLILSKLASTSGGRVVRSTAVTLPPRASFMLLALMRAARAIASLKTTTNPTWIRPGINADGDTRLAEGWIAMVERMCADIRSSDPPLSRTRTGLRDARNLKLGDSSVDFVLTSPPYCTRIDYVVNTSFELAALSIAVTDTRFHSLRMRTMGSPIVPKGPPEPVPATWPLGVRKVLELVKSHPSRDSRSYYYKTYRTYFAHCMKALCELQRVLKPGGAAVLVVQSSYYKDVCIDLPELYVEIGRGLGLYGRVLSEVRLTRYLAQINSKSARYGEKDGYREAVVILGK
- a CDS encoding sigma-70 family RNA polymerase sigma factor; this translates as MTREFDTQGDPREQLAQLALRVPGWLARLPPPWGPVRPADVGDLAQEVLTAAVASLPRYDPAKGAMAVWLYTITLRMARDRYKRDQYRGGFSAEADIATAPSGARNPEEAMATAQYERLVHETIGEMDADLRDVLTAVELGELSHEETAQLVGVSKRTVKDRLERAREDFTRRIKRKMRDNGMVVLPFAVDGLFAFLRARTEHVPEELRERLRAIVEQGPGSTRPEAPAAVPGAEPPATVPAAPDVGSFLGGNITGGIVGGVLVYLLMRPAVVVPEATRSHLDERIPPAVAALPVTAAPHPAQPPSAPSSIPRPADPVTEARALLDRAVGALEQGDVVDARAAFERYDRRFPSNPLPKVRAFVLGELVRAERRATSPW